GGAAGATCCACGTCCGCCGGGTCGGTGAGGGAGATGGGGATCACGTCGTGGCGGAACGACGCCGTGGCCATCGCCTTCTCGAACGGCGCCGCATCTCCCGAAACCTGGAAGTCGCTGAGCAGGAAGATGATGGACCGCGACCGGAGCAGCCGCGTGGCGTACGCGACCGCCGCGGCGAGGTCGGTCCCGGAGCCCGCCGGCTCGAACGCCAGCAGATCGCGGATGAGGCGCAGCACGTGGCGGCGGCCCTTCCGCGGCGGCACGAAGGCCTCGATGCGGTCGGTGAAGACGAGCAGGCCCACCCGGTCGTTGTTGCGCACGGCGGACATCGCCAGCGTGGCCGCGACCTCGGCCACCAGCTCGGACCGGAACCGGCCCCGCGTGCCGAACCGCTGCGAGCCGGAGAGGTCCACGGCGAGGAGCACCGTCAGCTCGCGCTCCTCGATGTACTTCTTCACGTACGTCTCGCCCGTCCTGGCGCTGACGTTCCAGTCGATGGTGCGCACGTCGTCGCCCGGCAGGTACTCGCGCACCTCCACGAACTCGATGCCCTGGCCCTTGAAGACGGAGTGGTACTCGCCGCTGAAGCGCGAGGTGACGAGACCTCGCGTGCGCAGCTCGATGCGGCGCACCTGGCGCAGCACGTCGGCCAGCGCGTCGTCGCTGCGCGGCGGCGGGACCGCGGGCGGCTTCGCCCTGCGGCGGCGGAAGAGGCTCAGCACCGGTCGCGCCCCGCTCAGGGCACCGGGACCAGCTCGAAGATGCGCGCCACCACGTCGTCCGACGTGATCTCTTCCGCCTCGGCCTCGTACGTGGTGACCACGCGGTGGCGCAGCACGTCGGGCCCGATGGCTTTCACGTCCTCCGGCGCCACGTAGGTGCGGCCGCGCAGGAACGCATGGGCCCGCGCGCAGACCGCGAGGGCGATGGTGGCGCGCGGCGACCCGCCGAACTCGATGAGCGGCGCCAGCTCGGCCGCGCCGTGCGCCTTGGGGTCGCGCGTGGCGCTCACCAGGTCCACGATGTAGTCCGCGATCTTGTCGTCCAGGTACAGCCCCGCGATCACCTGCCGCGCCTGGAGGATCTCCTCCGGCGTGGCGACGGGCGAGATGGGGATGTCGTTGCCGCCGGAGATGCGGCGCAGGATCTCCTTCTCCTCGTCGCGCGTGGGATAGCCCACGCGCACCTTGAGCATGAAGCGGTCGACCTGCGCCTCGGGCAGCGGGTACGTGCCCACCTGCTCGATGGGGTTTTGCGTGGCGAGCACCAGGAACGGCTGCGGCAGCGGATACGTCTCGCCGCCGATGGTGACCTGCTTCTCCTGCATGGCCTCCAGCAGCGCCGCCTGCACCTTGGCCGGGGCGCGGTTCACCTCGTCAGCCAGCACGATGTTGGCGAAGATGGGGCCCCGGTGCGGCACGAACTCGCCCGTGCGCTGGTTGTAGATGGTCGTCCCCACCACATCGGCCGGCAGCAGGTCGGGCGTGAACTGGATGCGGGCGAAGGTGGTGTGGATCGTCTCCGCCAGCGTCTTCACCGCCAGCGTCTTCGCCAGGCCGGGCAGCCCCTCGAACAGCACGTGCCCGCCGGTGAGCAGGCCGATGAGCAGCCGCTCGATCATGTAGTCCTGCCCCACCACGCGCTTGCCCATCTCGCGGGCGATGCGCTGGAGCAGGTCGCTGCGCACGCCCGGCGTGGCGGCGGGCGGGGACGGCACGGTCGGAATCATCTACGGCCTCGGCTGAACGGACTGGATATCGCTGCACGGAACGGACACGGCCCGGCACGAGGGAAATCCCGTGCCGGGCCGTTGGCGTATCCCGAATGGAGCGTTTTCGTTCCCGTGCCGGGCCGCCCGCTCAGAGGCGGGGCTGGATGTCGGTCGTCGTGTAGCACACGTCCAGGGAGTACAGGCACGGCCCGGGACACGACCCACCATCGGTGGGGTCCGGCTTCATGTAGAAGGCCGGCCCTCCGTCGGCGGGCGCGGGCTGCGGCGTGTCCGAGGTCCCGAACGATTCTACGAGAGCGATGAAACGTCCAGTTTGCGTTGCACGGCTGCTTCTCCGTCTGGAGTGTTGAGCCGCGGGTCCGCGAACCCCGCACCCCCCGGCGTCGGGCGGGCGGGTATCGCTAAGCGAGCGTTTGCATTCCGGATCCCCGCCGTTCGGCCGCCTCAGCCGCAGCCGACCTCTCCGTCACACGTGGAGAGCGAGTAGATGCACTTGTACTGACACGAGATGTGGCCCGTGGGCAAGATGTTGAACTCCGGAGTGCCCTCGCTTCCGGGCACGTCGACCGTTCCGAACGACTCGACGTCGATCGATCCCACGTCCAGCTTGCTCTTCATACCTGGCCTCCACGATGAGGTTTACTTGGAGAGATGGACCGTCGCCTACCGCAGCCGCTGCGTGTTCTCGGTTGGGCACTCGATGGGCTTGCACGTGGGTCCGCCCTCCAGCGTGAGCGTGCCCGACGCGGCGATGAAGTCGGCCTCCGTGCCGCTGGTGACAAGGATCGGCACCGTGTCGAACGACTCGACGGAGAGGTCATAGGGGAAGAGCTTGATCTGCATATCAGTTCCTTTCGGAAGGCGAGAAGAGAGCGGGAGCCGGGCTGCGCGTCACCGCGTGAGATTGCAGTTGTACATGCACGTCGGCGAGTCGGTGCAGTAGTCCGGGACCGTCGCGATCGCGCCGAACATCGGTCGCGTCGGATCGGTGAAGTCGGAGGCTGCGGGGTCGAAGCTCTCCACGTTAAGCTGCTCAGAATCGATCGTCAGCTTCATGCTCTCTCCTCGCGAGGAAGGTGATTCCGCCGAACCCCGGACTCGGCCCGGCCGAGATGCAGCAGCCCCACAGCAACGCTGCACCTTACGTCGTTAAAGGAGAGAGCACAAGAGCGGCGAAGACGCGGAGCAGTACGGCCCCGTGTCTCAGCTGCGGACGCAAAAACCGCGAGGCATGGATCGCTTCCTGAGGATGCTGTCACGGAAGATGCCGGGCAGCGATCGCTCAGCCGAGCGCCTTCGCGACCGCTATCGGACGTCACGACCGTTGCCGAGACGCTGCAAACCCGCGCCGGAAAGCCGAACACTACTAGGCCGCGCGACCGCTTTCCATCCGTACGTCGCGAGTGCTTGCGAACAATCAACCGTCCTGAAACTCGCCGAAGTACCTATTCATCGAGCGGAGCCCACGGGCGAACACGTCGTTGAGCGCGGTCGACTATCGCTCGGTCGAGGACGGAAAGAAATTTCTCCGTTATCTCCTTGCCATCCCATATGTCGTCGTTCACCGTCGCGTCTTCCAGACCAAAATCTTCAGACCACTCCCAACCTGATA
This window of the Longimicrobiaceae bacterium genome carries:
- a CDS encoding DUF58 domain-containing protein; amino-acid sequence: MLSLFRRRRAKPPAVPPPRSDDALADVLRQVRRIELRTRGLVTSRFSGEYHSVFKGQGIEFVEVREYLPGDDVRTIDWNVSARTGETYVKKYIEERELTVLLAVDLSGSQRFGTRGRFRSELVAEVAATLAMSAVRNNDRVGLLVFTDRIEAFVPPRKGRRHVLRLIRDLLAFEPAGSGTDLAAAVAYATRLLRSRSIIFLLSDFQVSGDAAPFEKAMATASFRHDVIPISLTDPADVDLPDAGLLRVVDPETGERVTVDSSNPSVRRAFAESVDEERARTRSLFRRLGMDEVELRTDTPWSAPLLAFFRRRESRLRR
- a CDS encoding MoxR family ATPase; amino-acid sequence: MIPTVPSPPAATPGVRSDLLQRIAREMGKRVVGQDYMIERLLIGLLTGGHVLFEGLPGLAKTLAVKTLAETIHTTFARIQFTPDLLPADVVGTTIYNQRTGEFVPHRGPIFANIVLADEVNRAPAKVQAALLEAMQEKQVTIGGETYPLPQPFLVLATQNPIEQVGTYPLPEAQVDRFMLKVRVGYPTRDEEKEILRRISGGNDIPISPVATPEEILQARQVIAGLYLDDKIADYIVDLVSATRDPKAHGAAELAPLIEFGGSPRATIALAVCARAHAFLRGRTYVAPEDVKAIGPDVLRHRVVTTYEAEAEEITSDDVVARIFELVPVP